In the Mycosarcoma maydis chromosome 6, whole genome shotgun sequence genome, one interval contains:
- the egl2 gene encoding endoglucanase 2 codes for MVFSSHKSTVLVVLLASSIGLFAPVVESTDATMYWDCCKPSASWLGKAPVYNPAVTCLADGKTIVTGPRRDDPNSSGCGGGKEFQCSCQQPWTDKINPTIGYAFAAMSSTTEKDSECACYVLEFAETASSKRGKVNTLFYQVINDGGDVTQDGLDILVPGMGIGAMTQGCSAQWKGSDISKWGKQYGGLDQDAAGCANLPEDLQPGCKWRMNEWGNSVSFKGRPRRVRCSKAHIDRTGCQRKDEPNTTFEGHYDASNNGPAPDGYTPNAAVCGIGGSRRSSVHPFVASHQRPTTHAHLTKKSGTCNV; via the exons ATGGTGTTTTCTTCTCACAAGTCAACCGTCCTCGTCGTTTTGCTTGCTTCGAGCATCGGACTCTTTGCGCCGGTCGTAGAGTCTACGGATGCGACCATGTATTGGGACTGCTGCAAG CCAAGTGCCAGTTGGCTGGGTAAGGCACCCGTTTACAATCCCGCAGTCACTTGTCTAGCAGACGGCAAGACGATCGTCACCGGTCCCAGGCGGGATGACCCCAACTCTTCAGGCTGCGGTGGAGGCAAAGAGTTCCAGTGTAGCTGTCAGCAGCCATGGACTGATAAGATCAACCCTACGATTGGATACGCATTTGCTGCTATGAGCAGCACCACGGAAAAGGACAGCGAATGTGCCTGTTATGTGCTCGAGTTCGCTGAAACTGCCAGCTCCAAGCGCGGCAAAGTCAACACGCTGTTCTACCAAGTCATCAATGACGGTGGCGATGTCACTCAGGACGGCCTCGACATTCTGGTGCCTGGTATGGGCATCGGTGCCATGACCCAGGGCTGTAGTGCTCAGTGGAAGGGCAGCGATATTTCCAAGTGGGGCAAGCAATACGGCGGGCTCGATCAGGATGCTGCCGGCTGCGCGAACCTGCCCGAGGATCTGCAGCCTGGTTGCAAGTGGAGAATGAACGAATGGGGTAACTCGGTTTCTTTCAAGGGCAGGCCTCGACGTGTGAGATGCTCCAAGGCTCACATCGACCGAACTGGTTGTCAGAGGAAGGATGAGCCGAACACTACTTTCGAGGGCCATTACGATGCCTCAAACAACGGCCCTGCTCCCGATGGATACACTCCCAACGCTGCTGTTTGCGGCATTGGAGGCTCGAGGAGGTCGTCTGTTCATCCGTTTGTAGCCAGCCACCAACGTCCCACCACACATGCTCATCTGACCAAGAAGTCAGGCACTTGCAACGTCTGA
- a CDS encoding uncharacterized protein (related to nucleoporin), translated as MAVLPTTSSWNAARGIAVFEPARFERLHRLITEAASNPVRISRSNDWFVTIDRSRSDLADLGKVRPPSDVERKEIESGKITISGNTQSLNPDFAQQSLLLARELVVSEHFAASLLQQGLAGRAKWGRPAVEVACILYHRERLALLACLKELLRNALTMPFDEDLEAQRMGLKMEQLVESLVSIEASVGSTSTSTRKLTLAERILAEIDNVKQSTAHVKASLESPGSNIANQGIQTQTSNFFGLGSSQTAKQPSSTSTASGGRLSDEIQLDRLGWLREERRELGHLLYLLSISSLLTTSNILAILRWLAAVSAETYDEMTIYVLTALLGAIDATPDARAAMADRASRGTLRNTVEALLDDESFITVTHAEITRKHWALGELNSAVALQWSIFLVEAFSRNPTYRTQLSISEEQIQDLVLQSITGSSLSKDSKATSGEEGPTGGAFIFLVVRVLAFRQKTIDALFGEEEGALTAEADTAAGDVIDINAWEDEVDAEFREYVVQQIHNLALGTTSVMLPMLRRIQRSEEDAAFALSRAVSARGSTSAPPERRYDIEALFDLIALLCRGRPEAGLPFWVGSDNRPTRFLAWAIDVREPGHQRALLNMLAAMSSGPQSASQAYALLDQESSQAGATGEGRLVSWSRFFEWITYYIDTFHQAVNTSSFHASSYQTLAMPKNEETLLIGFVRLFRNVVYFSHPARDALLQNSSYNALDKLFTLLTCPIPVELKASILDALSAFLHLSLSNPAAQARFSSIATQLWDRFDECGLIPSDDAAARSRLNSNTNASGSFGPAFKPLASRGVLYELENFEVPLRTFPGSTSFVNFLKALVQLPSGTLAAGSNALTDAPLTSATNANPFSTIVSYDQQAQQQIQGSTQPVYQQQQRRQTRSVEPYVDFVIDHVFLKARTRDYVEPAEQWRVVASCLDFVERSLRSYDLAALLRSSERADAVTDPALLTQLASHPGFFLMRRILTGSKMVGEMLGILVPGSGLGAFEAINQNRASTFFYGTSVRHVLSILDRVLRYQDLFVQVLIPTLVDTTLNGVQLPFDVSTRVGNSGSYSSFDVQLLHAHESVVQIALLINCVRDDVALLSVRLLGLIARTAAFSAVDRFGEMGYRRKMNRLVGLLEMSDEASRVRAGYVARLEAESSGDAGSAKMLESLNGLAGGLQSDEDEDADLQASNGRLDGITALASSDAVEAIQIAIVNLLLAGTELNQPAPNVAHLLLGYDLRAVRPEEQVIVDPDAQTTAPSAIHVILALLRPESDGDGASFLSLAERSPSFAEKCFSLILRLCTHPFTSAATLRYLRTKEDYVVQQLRSISLVPAERGALTESSAALGLVQFADGQAIETTIDRVTASLRMRASLLELTALELHSLLNAGMQSRAARVVAALFGSNATAGGGNGIDADGSIDEDELLLGTERDFRLGAGGAEIRSFGGVRLLEILQSLDFEWHDDREALGQNITVITPEQLDLAKRPDAAVGPRLYDLSAVLAILVREKTILQQKGNLRDAGQANPFLEQAAFVLQWASAQNAKKAVAFSRRRVLQAWRHTLDMVLARAAGLLRTEVRSGLMFDCLSELLPRISTPSTDAGALDAPSADLVAGAVLSLLTSLRQHRVELTTGALDLETVDALPTDRLLTTLRALIDSILRLETTTLARGNLYSALINFLQLVKSGSGADASDETGANDGASIVATDVDDTMSVGGASTTITNIFGGRTQTSSLEARTRTLLLSYLERLMDVLGRDALDASDLSKTIAFTLLDKLCALDAPPSSGSSSRRGGSRCLDLLDRKGYIKSFVTALRDSDLALQETLRPDPASLNSLYVYEARLAFFNRMAQSRDGAERLLNAKIFDVLAQSDYLAARPDQDQEFVDFDSFLPAATERYNAMLTPVLQLTTSILASTSAGAASQGAFGITKALSSTSASSAPRHALALLTAHRDTLLTVLRAPLQEFCSFAQLGQAHLVVAIFVLIMSSLDDDAQQAPSPLAPYHTAIVAFAAVYLNTMSWQSRVVPCNEAEREESHVPTASLRALRASSEGAHGNGSVGAEEENAFSAKVSAMVVRLQMALLSYLEAASDARGSNTVRVRPVVAASLTANRERSRTPYGAGEDGGDGDTSRAGFLRSQRASAAALTVPSIGGLVAALDEYTDSVAKELQALENIETLFENVDSVRQDELDEIARDALDQVTAGELSAAQRRSVALRQLSSRKATLRASSTSKLDALELILVLLIRHIEFFRTLHADRVSILTSVGTRSSPAALQGAASHLDWNSLMHGLAESLLPVVDEKIGYLSLPPSLVANARERQSFLQMAGRRLASFFTEQ; from the coding sequence ATGGCTGTCCTTCCTACCACCTCCTCTTGGAACGCCGCTCGCGGCATCGCCGTCTTCGAGCCCGCACGCTTCGAGCGCCTACACCGGCTCATCACGGAAGCTGCATCCAACCCTGTCCGAATCTCACGCTCGAACGACTGGTTCGTGACCATCGATCGCAGCCGCTCTGACCTTGCAGACCTCGGCAAGGTCCGTCCACCATCcgatgtcgagcgcaaAGAGATCGAGTCCGGCAAGATCACAATCAGCGGCAACACGCAAAGCCTCAACCCTGACTTTGCGCAGCAGTCGCTCTTGCTGGCTCGCGAATTGGTCGTCTCGGAGCactttgctgcttctttGCTCCAGCAAGGTCTTGCTGGTCGTGCAAAATGGGGCCGTCCCGCCGTCGAGGTCGCTTGCATCCTCTATCACCGCGAACGACTTGCATTGCTTGCGTGCCTCAAGGAGCTACTCCGTAATGCACTCACCATGCCTTTTGACGAAGACCTAGAAGCCCAACGCATGGGTCTCAAGATGGAACAACTCGTCGAATCGCtcgtcagcatcgaggCTTCGGTCGGCTCCACTTCCACATCCACACGCAAGCTCACGCTTGCCGAAAGGATCCTCGCTGAAATTGACAACGTCAAACAGTCCACTGCACATGTCAAGGCATCTCTCGAATCGCCTGGCTCCAACATCGCAAATCAAGGCATCCAGACACAAACGTCCAACTTCTTCGGTCTTGGTAGTAGCCAAACCGCAAAACAGCCatcatccacatccactGCCAGCGGTGGCAGACTCAGCGATGAGATCCAACTTGACCGTCTTGGATGGCTGCGCGAAGAACGACGCGAACTTGGTCACCTGCTTTACTTGCtgtccatctcgtctcTTCTAACAACCTCCAACATTTTGGCCATCCTCCGTTGGCTGGCTGCCGTCTCGGCAGAAACGTACGATGAGATGACCATCTACGTCCTCACTGCCCTCTTGGGGGCGATCGATGCAACTCCAGATGCAAGAGCCGCCATGGCGGATCGCGCAAGTCGAGGCACACTCCGCAACACTGTCgaagcgctgctcgacgacgagtcgtTTATCACAGTCACTCACGCCGAGATTACTCGCAAACACTGGGCccttggcgagctcaacagtgctgttgctcttcaATGGTCCATCTTCTTGGTGGAAGCATTTTCACGTAACCCGACCTATCGCACCCAGCTTTCTATTTCCGAAGAGCAGATCCAAGATCTTGTGCTCCAGTCCATCACCGGCTCATCCCTCTCCAAGGACTCGAAAGCCACAAGTGGCGAGGAAGGTCCTACTGGCGGCGCCTTCATTTTCCTGGTTGTGCGTGTCCTAGCCTTTCGCCAAAAGACCATCGACGCGCTTTTtggcgaggaagaaggcgcGCTGACGGCTGAGGCTGacactgctgctggcgatgTCATCGACATCAATGCTTGGGAAGATGAGGTGGACGCCGAGTTCCGTGAGTACGTTGTACAGCAGATCCACAACCTTGCTCTCGGTACCACTTCGGTCATGCTGCCCATGCTGCGTCGCATCCAACGTTCGGAAGAGGATGCCGCCTTTGCCCTCTCGCGAGCTGTCAGTGCACGAGGCAGCACATCCGCACCTCCAGAGCGTCGATACGAcatcgaggcgctcttCGACCTAATTGCCCTGCTCTGCCGTGGCCGACCCGAAGCTGGTCTGCCTTTCTGGGTCGGATCTGACAACCGCCCCACACGCTTCCTCGCATGGGCCATCGATGTCCGCGAGCCAGGTCACCAGCGTGCcttgctcaacatgctcgCCGCCATGTCTTCGGGTCCTCAGAGCGCCAGTCAGGCATATGCGCTGCTTGACCAGGAGAGCAGCCAAGCCGGAGCTACCGGCGAAGGCCGCCTCGTCTCCTGGAGCCGTTTCTTCGAATGGATCACCTACTACATCGACACGTTCCACCAGGCCGTCAACACATCATCGTTCCATGCATCCAGCTACCAGACACTGGCCATGCCAAAGAATGAAGAGAcgctcttgatcggctTTGTGCGACTCTTCCGCAACGTTGTCTACTTTTCGCATCCAGCTCGCGACGCTCTGCTCCAGAACTCATCCTACAACGCGCTGGACAAGCTCTTTACGCTCCTCACCTGCCCCATTCCGGTCGAGCTCAAAGCAAGCATTCTCGACGCCCTGTCGGCTTTCCTGCATCTCTCGTTGAGCAATCCTGCCGCTCAAGCCCGCTTCTCTTCAATCGCGACACAGCTGTGGGACCGCTTTGACGAGTGTGGCTTGATCCCCTcggacgatgctgctgcaagGTCGCGTCTCAACAGCAACACAAATGCATCCGGTTCGTTTGGTCCCGCCTTCAAGCCGCTCGCTTCCAGGGGCGTCCTGTACGAGCTGGAAAACTTCGAAGTGCCTCTCCGCACCTTTCCTGGTTCCACCAGCTTTGTCAACTTTCTTAAAGCGCTCGTCCAGCTTCCTTCCGGCACGCTTGCTGCCGGTTCCAACGCGTTGACAGATGCTCCTTTGACGTCCGCAACCAATGCCAATCCCTTCAGCACCATTGTTTCCTACGAccagcaggcgcagcagcagattcAAGGATCAACACAGCCAGTataccagcagcaacagcgcaGGCAGACCCGTTCTGTCGAACCCTACGTCGATTTTGTCATTGACCATGTCTTTCTCAAAGCACGAACGCGTGACTACGTTGAGCCCGCGGAACAATGGCGTGTTGTGGCCTCATGtctcgactttgtcgagcGTTCCTTGCGTTCATACGACTTGGCAGCCCTTCTCCGTAGCAGCGAACGAGCAGATGCTGTGACAGACCCAGCTTTGCTGACCCAGCTCGCGTCGCATCCCGGCTTCTTCCTGATGCGTCGCATCTTAACGGGATCCAAGATGGTTGGTGAAATGCTTGGCATCCTGGTTCCCGGCTCGGGCCTTGGAGCCTTCGAGGCCATCAATCAGAACCGTGCAAGTACTTTCTTTTATGGCACATCCGTTCGACACGTCCTCAGCATCCTCGACCGTGTGCTTCGATACCAAGATCTCTTTGTGCAGGTTCTCATTCCGACATTGGTCGACACCACCCTGAACGGCGTCCAGCTACCTTTTGACGTCTCGACCCGCGTCGGCAACTCGGGCTCGTACAGCAGCTTTGATGTTCAGCTTTTGCATGCCCACGAGTCAGTCGTGCAAATCGCACTACTTATCAACTGCGTTCGCGACGATGTCGCATTGCTGTCGGTTCGCTTGCTTGGACTCATCGCGCGCACAGCCGCCTTCAGCGCTGTCGACCGTTTTGGCGAGATGGGCTACCGCCGCAAGATGAACCGTCTCGTCGGCTTGTTGGAGATGAGCGACGAGGCAAGCCGAGTCAGGGCAGGCTATGTTGCAAGGCTGGAAGCTGAGTCTTCGGGTGACGCCGGAAGTGCAAAGATGCTTGAATCTCTCAACGGCCTCGCTGGAGGATTACAATcagacgaggacgaagacgcaGATCTGCAGGCGTCCAACGGCAGGCTGGACGGCATCACTGCTCTAGCATCTAGCGATGCCGTGGAGGCCATTCAGATTGCTATTGTCAACCTTCTGCTTGCTGGCACCGAGCTCAATCAGCCCGCTCCCAACGTTGCCCACCTCTTGCTTGGCTACGACTTGCGGGCCGTGCGACCTGAAGAGCAGGTCATCGTTGATCCCGATGCACAGACTACTGCGCCGAGCGCCATTCATGTCATTCTAGCTCTCCTCCGTCCCGAGTccgatggcgatggtgctTCTTTCCTCAGTCTGGCGGAGCGATCGCCCAGCTTTGCAGAAAAATGCTTCTCCCTCATTCTGCGCCTTTGCACTCATCCATTTACAAGTGCGGCGACACTTCGTTATCTGCGCACCAAAGAGGACTACGTGGTCCAGCAGTTGCGAAGCATATCGCTGGTACCTGCTGAGCGTGGCGCCTTGACCGAAAGCTCAGCTGCTCTCGGCTTGGTGCAATTTGCCGATGGGCAAGCTATCGAAACGACGATCGACCGCGTCACTGCTTCACTGCGTATGCGCgcctcgctgctcgagctcactGCGCTCGAGTTGCATTCGCTACTCAACGCCGGCATGCAGTCGCGAGCAGCGAGggttgttgctgctcttttCGGCTCCAACGCCACCGCTGGCGGAGGAAATGGTATCGATGCAgatggcagcatcgacgaggacgagctcttgctcggcaCCGAACGCGATTTTCGCctcggtgctggtggcgccGAAATTCGATCGTTCGGTGGTGTACGCTTGCTAGAGATCCTGCAGAGCCTCGACTTTGAGTGGCACGACGACCGGGAGGCACTTGGTCAAAACATTACCGTCATCACCCcggagcagctcgatctaGCCAAGCGACccgacgctgctgttggaCCTCGACTTTATGATCTTTCCGCGGTTCTTGCTATTCTTGTGCGAGAAAAGACGATTCTCCAACAGAAGGGCAATCTGCGCGACGCAGGTCAGGCCAATCCCTTCTTGGAACAAGCCGCTTTCGTGCTTCAGTGGGCTTCAGCACAGAACGCCAAGAAGGCGGTCGCCTTCTCGCGTAGACGTGTGCTGCAGGCGTGGCGACACACGCTTGACATGGTGCTCGCAAGGGCTGCGGGTCTGCTTCGCACAGAGGTTCGATCCGGCCTCATGTTTGACTGTCTGTCAGAATTGCTTCCGCGCATTTCGACGCCTTCGACCGACGCTGGCGCTCTGGATGCGCCATCTGccgacctcgtcgctggcgCCGTGCTCTCGCTGCTTACGTCGCTGCGACAGCATCGTGTCGAGTTGACGACAGGGGCACTCGACCTCGAGACAGTCGATGCTCTTCCCACGGACCGACTGCTCACGACGCTGCGGGCCCtcatcgactcgattcTGAGACTTGAGACCACAACACTGGCTCGCGGCAACCTCTACTCGGCCCTGATCAACTTCCTTCAGCTGGTCAAGTCTGGAAGCGGCGCCGATGCCAGCGATGAGACTGGCGCCAATGATGGTGCTTCGATTGTGGCGACCGACGTTGACGATACCATGTCCGTGGGCGGTGCCTCGACgaccatcaccaacatTTTTGGCGGACGCACGCAGACGAGCAGCCTGGAGGCGCGCACTCGAACCCTGCTGCTTTCGTATCTTGAACGTCTGATGGATGTGCTGGGTCGCGATGCGCTGGATGCCAGCGATCTGTCCAAGACAATTGCTTtcacgctgctcgacaagctgtgtgcgctcgatgcgccGCCTTCATCTGGCTCCTCGTCCCGTCGCGGCGGATCGAGGTGCCTTGATCTGCTGGACCGCAAGGGCTACATTAAAAGCTTTGTCACAGCGCTGCGTGATTCGGACCTGGCTTTGCAAGAGACTCTGCGTCCCGACCCTGCCAGCCTGAACTCACTCTACGTCTACGAAGCACGTCTCGCCTTCTTCAACCGCATGGCCCAGTCTCGCGACGGTGCTGAGCGCCTACTTAACGCCAAGATCTTTGACGTGCTTGCGCAGTCCGACTACCTGGCAGCACGCCccgatcaagatcaagaaTTTGTCGATTTTGACAGCTTCCTGCCTGCAGCTACGGAGCGTTACAATGCGATGCTGACACCGGTGCTCCAGCTGACGACGAGTATCCTCGCCAGTACTTCGGCAGGAGCAGCGAGCCAAGGAGCTTTCGGCATTACCAAGGCATTgtcatccacctcggcatctTCAGCTCCTCGTCATGCTTTGGCGCTCTTGACCGCGCACCGAGACACGCTCCTCACCGTCCTCCGCGCGCCTCTGCAAGAGTTCTGCTCGTTTGCCCAGCTTGGTCAAGCTCATCTGGTGGTCGCCATCTTTGTGCTGATCATGTcctcgctcgacgacgacgcgcAACAGGCGCCTAGCCCGCTTGCTCCCTACCACACTGCCATCGTTGCCTTTGCTGCCGTCTACCTGAACACGATGTCGTGGCAGTCACGCGTCGTACCCTGCAATGAGGCCGAGCGCGAAGAAAGCCATGTGCCGACTGCCTCGTTGCGTGCGCTGCGAGCTTCGAGCGAGGGAGCACACGGCAATGGCAGCGTTGGAGCAGAGGAAGAAAACGCGTTCAGCGCCAAGGTAAGCGCGATGGTGGTACGACTGCAGATGGCGTTGCTCTCTTATCTCGAGGCAGCGAGCGATGCTCGAGGCAGTAACACTGTGCGAGTTCGACCAGTGGTAGCGGCATCGCTGACGGCGAATCGCGAGCGATCGCGTACGCCTTACGGGGCAGGTGAGGAtggcggcgatggcgacacTTCTCGTGCTGGTTTTCTGCGCTCGCAACGcgcgtctgctgctgcgttgACAGTGCCCAGCATCGGTGGACTTGTCGCAGCGCTCGACGAATACACGGATTCGGTGGCCAAAGAGCTTCAAGCGCTGGAGAACATCGAGACGCTCTTCGAGAATGTTGACAGTGTACGTCAggacgagttggacgagatTGCtcgcgatgcgctcgaccaAGTGACTGCAGGCGAGCTCTCCGCGGCTCAACGTCGATCTGTGGCGCTCCGCCAGCTCTCATCGCGCAAAGCCACGCTCCGCGCATCGTCAACGTCCAAACttgatgcgctcgagctgattCTCGTACTGCTTATTCGTCACATTGAATTCTTCCGAACGCTCCACGCTGATCGAGTATCCATCCTCACCTCGGTCGGAACCAGGTCTtcgcctgctgctctgcaagGCGCTGCATCCCACTTAGACTGGAACAGCTTGATGCACGGTCTTGCTGAATCTTTGCTACCTGTGGTCGACGAAAAGATCGGCTACctctcgcttccaccaagCTTGGTAGCCAATGCaagagagagacagagcTTCCTTCAGATGGCTGGTCGACGACTGGCTAGCTTCTTTACCGAGCAATAG